The following are encoded in a window of Pelecanus crispus isolate bPelCri1 chromosome 6, bPelCri1.pri, whole genome shotgun sequence genomic DNA:
- the SLC35C1 gene encoding GDP-fucose transporter 1 translates to MTRAQLTRTGILRMALGSGGADPLLPAEGGGGRRAPFLLRALRIAVVVCLYWFTSIAMVFLNKYLLDSPSLRLNAPLFVTFFQCALTAALCLGLSVGAACGPPCAGLPALRLDPKVSRSVLPLSAVFIGMVTSNNLCLKHVGVAFYNVGRSLTTVFNVLLSYLLLKQTTSLYALLACGVIIGGFWLGVDQEGEEGTLSWPGIFFGILASLCVSLNAIYTKKVLPVVDGSIWRLTFYNNVNACVLFFPLMMLMGEFRTLYHFDKLGSPSFWGVMTLGGVFGFAIGYVTGLQIKFTSPLTHNVSGTAKACAQTVLAVIYFEEAKSFLWWTSNLMVLGGSFAYTWVKGLEMRRVQEDPNVKSSERNETGV, encoded by the exons ATGACCAGGGCGCAGCTGACGCGGACGGGGATCCTGCGGATGGCGCTGGGCAGCGGCGGCGCCGACCCGCTGCTGCCGGccgagggcggcgggggccggcgggcgccCTTCCTGCTGCGGGCCCTGCGCATCGCCGTGGTGGTCTGCCTCTACTGGTTCACCTCCATCGCCATGGTCTTCCTCAACAAGTACCTGCTGGACAGCCCCTCTCTGCGCCTCAACGCCCCGCTCTTCGTCACCTTCTTCCAGTGCGCCCTGACGGCCGCCCTCTGCCTGGGCCTCAGCGTGGGGGCGGCCTGCGGGCCCCCCTGCGCGggcctgcctgccctgcgcctcgACCCCAAGGTGTCCCGCAGCGTCCTGCCCCTCTCTGCTGTCTTCATTGGCATGGTCACCTCCAACAACCTCTGCCTCAAGCACGTCGGCGTGGCCTTCTACAACGTGGGGCGCTCCCTCACCACCGTCTTCAACGTGCTGCTCTCCTACCTGCTCCTCaagcagaccacctccctctACGCCCTCCTGGCCTGCGGAGTCATCATAG GTGGCTTCTGGCTGGGTGTTGaccaggagggagaggagggcacTCTGTCGTGGCCAGGTATATTCTTTGGGATCTTAGCAAGCCTGTGTGTCTCGCTCAATGCCATCTACACCAAGAAGGTGCTGCCTGTGGTGGATGGTAGCATCTGGCGCCTGACCTTCTACAACAACGTCAACGCTTGTGTCCTCTTCTTCCCACTCATGATGCTGATGGGCGAGTTCCGCACCCTCTACCATTTTGACAAGCTGGGGAGCCCCAGTTTTTGGGGTGTGATGACCCTGGGGGGAGTGTTTGGCTTTGCCATTGGGTATGTCACTGGACTTCAGATTAAGTTCACTAGCCCACTCACCCACAATGTGTCTGGGACAGCCAAGGCCTGTGCCCAAACAGTGCTGGCTGTTATCTACTTTGAGGAGGCAAAGAGCTTCTTGTGGTGGACAAGTAACTTGATGGTTCTGGGGGGCTCCTTCGCCTACACGTGGGTGAAAGGGCTGGAGATGAGAAGGGTGCAAGAGGATCCTAATGTCAAAAGCAGCGAAAGAAATGAGACTGGTGTGTAG